One Abyssisolibacter fermentans genomic window, TTCTGCTGCTACTAATTGACTCCCGTCTTGTAACTGCTCCATACCAAGTATTTTCCCTCTTCTCTTATTCATATCTCCCATTATATCGCCCATATATTCTTCTGGAATATTGATAGCTACTTTCATAATTGGCTCTAACAGAATAGGCTTAGCCTTTTCGACACCTTTTTTAAATGCTATTGATGCCGCCATTCTAAACGCCATTTCATTTGAATCAACTGGATGATATGAGCCATCATATAATGTAGCTTTTATATTAACAACAGGATAACCTGCAAGTACTCCTTTTTTGACACAATCTCTTAATCCCTTTTCAACTGCTGGTATATAGTTTCTTGGTACAGAACCACCAAATATCTTTTCTTCAAATTCAAATACTTCATTTGAAGGCGCAAATTTAATATATACATCACCATATTGTCCTGCACCACCAGATTGTTTCTTGTGTTTACCTTGTACATCAGATGTACCTTTTATTGTTTCTCTATATGCAATCTTTGGATCTTGTAATTCAATATTTACTCCAAATATATCTTTAAGCTTTGATTTAATAACTTCTATTTGTTTATATCCCTGACCTCCAACTAATAACTCTTTTGTTTCCTTGTCTCTATTAACAGAAAATGTTACATCCTCATCTTTTAGTCTTTGTAAAGCTGGACCCATTTTATCTTCGTCTACTTTACTAACAGGATAAGCAGCCATAAATAAAGTTGGTTGAGGAAACTCTATATTATCAAATTTAATAGGTGCATCTTTAGAGCATAATGTATCTCCAGTATTTGTATTATTAAGCTTAGCTACTGCCCCGATATCTCCCGCAGTCATCTTTGTCATTTCAATTTGCTCTTTACCTCTTAAAACAAATATAGTACCCATCTTTTCTTTCTCATCTTTATTAGTATTTAAAACCTCATCGTCTTTCTTTACCTCTCCTGAAACAACTTTAAATAATGAAATTTGTCCAACATAAGGGTCAGCTATAGTTTTAAAAACCATTGCTGAAAAAGGTTCATTAGTATCTATTTTTCTTTCTACTTCTTCTTCTGTATTCGGATTAACACCTACACATTTTTTTTCATCTGCTGGTGAAGGCATATATTCATAAATTAGATTCAATAGTTCATTCATACCTATTTCTTTTGAACATGAACCACATAATATAGGAATTAATTTACCTTGTAATACACCTTCTCTTAATCCTTTATGAATTTCTTCTATGGTAAATTCTTCTCCTTCAAAATACTTCTCTAAAAGTTCATCATTACTCTCTGCCACAGCTTCTACTAACATCTCTCTAAATGGATTTACTTGATCCATCATATCAGCTGGAACTTCTGACTGCACAGCTTTTTTTCCTTCAAAGATTTTAGCTTTCATATCTGCTATATTTACCAATCCTTTGAAATTGTCCGCTGAACCTATTGGCATTTGGAAAGGTACTATTGATTTGCCAAATTTCTCTCTTAATTCATTGATAATCTTGTCTATGTTTACGTTTTCCTTATCCATTTTATTAACAAAGATTATAGTTGGTAAGTTTCTTTCTCTAGTGTACTTCCATGATTTTTCAGTTCCGACTTCTATACCTGCTGAAGCATCTACTACAATAACTGCTCCTCTAACTACTTTTAATGCACTATACACTTCCCCAATAAAATCAAAATATCCTGGAGTATCCAAAACATTAAATTTATGCTCTTGCCATTCTATTGGTATTAAGGATGTGCTAATTGAAACCTGTCTATCTTTTTCTTGTTTTGTATAGTCAGAAATTGTAGTTCCCTCTTCAACTTTTCCCATTCTCTTTATACTACCTATTGAAAATAACAATGCCTCTGTTAATGTTGTTTTTCCGCTTCCTCCATGTCCTAATAAAGCAACATTTCTTATTTTGTCAGCACCATAATTTTTCATAAATAATTCCCCCTCGATATGCATTATATTTGGTACATCCTTTTTTTATGTTTTACCGCTTTATAATAAAGTGTTGATTTTTTGATGGAATAATAATATTATTCTATAATAATAGTAAAATTCCTTTTTTTATTGAACTCTTTTTATACTTTTTTGTTGATAATTTCATCAATTTATAACTAACACAATAAAAATGAAATGTAAAAAATTTTTTACTGCGAATATTGTTGCAAATATTTTATAGTTTATTGACTACAATATTTTATACTATAGATTGTTATAATATGCATGTTTTCCATATATTAAATTTAAATTCCTTTGTTTATCTCTCATTACCTTGTTAATTTTTGCTATTATTATTTAAAAACTATGTTACAATAATAATAGATTATAAATCAGCTATGTTTTTAATATGTTTTTGCTAGTTAAATAATATTAAATCACATTATTTAGCTAAGCTAAAACACCACTTTAGGTAGTTAGAATAAATTTTAAAAATCGACAAAAAAGTCTTTATTATTTAGTTTAAAGAAGACTTTGTTTAAAATCTATATAAGGAAATTATATTAAACCTTAATTATTCATATTAACATTAATTTATTTATATAATATTTAATTCTCTATGAATAATCTAGTTGATAAAATATTAATTTCATATAGATTATAAATAAAAAGGGGGTTTATAAAATGTCTATATCTTTCAGAAAGGAAATAAAAGATTTAGTAGCTTACAAACCAGGAAAACCTATAGAAGATGTTAAAAGAGAATATGGTTTAACTGATGTCATTAAATTGGCTTCTAATGAAAACCCACTTGGAGCTTCTCCAAAGGTTAAAGAAGCACTAAAAAAAGTCATGGATGAATTTGCTTTATATCCTGATG contains:
- the fusA gene encoding elongation factor G; the protein is MKNYGADKIRNVALLGHGGSGKTTLTEALLFSIGSIKRMGKVEEGTTISDYTKQEKDRQVSISTSLIPIEWQEHKFNVLDTPGYFDFIGEVYSALKVVRGAVIVVDASAGIEVGTEKSWKYTRERNLPTIIFVNKMDKENVNIDKIINELREKFGKSIVPFQMPIGSADNFKGLVNIADMKAKIFEGKKAVQSEVPADMMDQVNPFREMLVEAVAESNDELLEKYFEGEEFTIEEIHKGLREGVLQGKLIPILCGSCSKEIGMNELLNLIYEYMPSPADEKKCVGVNPNTEEEVERKIDTNEPFSAMVFKTIADPYVGQISLFKVVSGEVKKDDEVLNTNKDEKEKMGTIFVLRGKEQIEMTKMTAGDIGAVAKLNNTNTGDTLCSKDAPIKFDNIEFPQPTLFMAAYPVSKVDEDKMGPALQRLKDEDVTFSVNRDKETKELLVGGQGYKQIEVIKSKLKDIFGVNIELQDPKIAYRETIKGTSDVQGKHKKQSGGAGQYGDVYIKFAPSNEVFEFEEKIFGGSVPRNYIPAVEKGLRDCVKKGVLAGYPVVNIKATLYDGSYHPVDSNEMAFRMAASIAFKKGVEKAKPILLEPIMKVAINIPEEYMGDIMGDMNKRRGKILGMEQLQDGSQLVAAEAPMSEMFKYTIDLKSMTQARGSFTMEFERYDEIPANLSEKIIEEAKAEKE